A region from the Lolium perenne isolate Kyuss_39 chromosome 4, Kyuss_2.0, whole genome shotgun sequence genome encodes:
- the LOC127349155 gene encoding probable inorganic phosphate transporter 1-12 translates to MASRQQSQQLQVLTALDGAKTQWYHFTAIVVAGMGFFTDAYDLFCISLVTKLLGRIYYTDPSSPDPGSLPPNVAAAVNGVALCGTLAGQLFFGWLGDRLGRKSVYGMTLVLMVVCSLASGLSFGHTPTSVMATLCFFRFWLGFGIGGDYPLSATIMSEYANKKTRGAFIAAVFAMQGFGILAGGIVTLVLSTVFRNAFPAPAYQVNAATSTVPQADYVWRIILMLGALPAVLTYYWRTKMPETARYTALVAGNAKQASLDMSKVLQSEIEAEPEKLEEIITRGKDYGLFSSQFAQRHGLHLAGTAAAWFLVDVAYYSQNLFQKDIFSSIGWIPKARAMDALEEVFRISRAQTLIALCGTVPGYWFTVFLIDTIGRFTIQLVGFAGMTAFMLGLAVPYHHWTTPGNHVGFVVMYGLTFFFTNFGPNATTFIVPAEIFPARLRSTCHGISAAAGKAGAIIGAFGFLYAAQSPDPAHVDAGYKPGIGVQKALYVLAACNLLGFLVTFLVPESKGKSLEEMSGEAHGEEANTNTINTSADQMV, encoded by the coding sequence ATGGCGAGCCGGCAACAGTCGCAGCAGCTGCAGGTTCTGACCGCGCTGGATGGCGCCAAGACGCAGTGGTACCACTTCACGGCGATCGTCGTCGCCGGTATGGGCTTCTTTACCGACGCCTACGACCTCTTCTGCATCTCCCTCGTCACCAAGCTGCTCGGCCGCATCTACTACACCGACCCCTCCAGCCCCGACCCGGGCTCGCTGCCTCCCAACGTGGCCGCGGCCGTCAACGGAGTCGCGCTTTGTGGCACCCTTGCTGGTCAGCTCTTCTTCGGCTGGCTCGGCGATAGGCTCGGCCGGAAGAGCGTCTACGGCATGACGCTCGTGCTCATGGTCGTCTGCTCCTTGGCCTCCGGGCTCTCGTTCGGCCACACCCCGACCAGCGTCATGGCCACGCTTTGCTTCTTCCGCTTCTGGCTCGGGTTCGGCATCGGCGGCGACTACCCCTTGTCGGCGACCATCATGTCCGAGTACGCCAACAAGAAGACGCGCGGTGCCTTCATCGCCGCCGTCTTCGCCATGCAGGGCTTCGGCATCCTCGCGGGCGGGATCGTCACGCTTGTCCTCTCCACGGTGTTCCGCAATGCGTTCCCAGCGCCGGCGTACCAAGTCAATGCAGCCACCTCAACCGTGCCCCAGGCCGACTACGTGTGGCGCATCATCCTCATGCTCGGCGCGCTGCCGGCGGTACTGACGTATTACTGGCGGACGAAGATGCCAGAGACGGCGCGGTACACGGCGCTCGTGGCCGGGAACGCGAAGCAGGCTTCGCTAGATATGTCCAAGGTGCTTCAGTCGGAGATCGAGGCGGAACCGGAAAAGCtcgaggagatcatcaccagggGCAAGGACTACGGCCTCTTCTCGTCGCAGTTCGCGCAGCGCCATGGCCTCCACCTCGCCGGCACGGCGGCGGCGTGGTTCCTGGTCGATGTAGCGTACTACAGCCAGAACCTGTTCCAGAAGGACATCTTCAGCAGCATCGGCTGGATCCCCAAGgcgcgcgccatggacgcgctcGAGGAGGTGTTCCGCATCTCCCGCGCGCAGACGCTCATCGCGCTCTGCGGCACCGTGCCGGGCTACTGGTTCACGGTGTTCCTCATCGACACGATCGGCCGCTTCACCATCCAGCTCGTCGGCTTCGCGGGCATGACGGCGTTCATGCTCGGCCTCGCCGTCCCGTATCACCACTGGACCACGCCGGGCAaccacgtcggcttcgtcgtcatGTACGGGCTCACATTCTTCTTCACCAACTTCGGCCCGAACGCGACCACGTTCATCGTGCCGGCCGAGATCTTCCCAGCACGGCTCCGGTCCACGTGCCATGGCATCTCCGCGGCGGCGGGCAAGGCCGGCGCGATCATCGGCGCATTTGGATTCCTCTACGCGGCGCAGTCGCCTGACCCAGCGCACGTGGACGCCGGGTACAAGCCAGGGATCGGCGTGCAGAAGGCCCTGTATGTGCTCGCCGCGTGCAACCTGTTGGGGTTCTTGGTCACGTTCCTCGTGCCGGAGTCGAAGGGGAAGTCGCTCGAAGAGATGTCTGGCGAGGCCCACGGCGAGGAAGCCAATACCAATACTATCAACACCTCGGCAGATCAGATGGTTTAA